In Gigantopelta aegis isolate Gae_Host chromosome 6, Gae_host_genome, whole genome shotgun sequence, the following are encoded in one genomic region:
- the LOC121376512 gene encoding sister chromatid cohesion protein PDS5 homolog A-B-like isoform X5, whose product MSKSIKVVYPPGCKDVNEELGKDELVKRLKLLARAFQDMGQDGNEQYSGLAIMLATDFYTDHPNKDVRLLVACCIADVFRIFAPEAPYKDADHLKEIFMFLTKQLRGLEDPDAPSFKRYFYLLENLSWVKSFNICLELDENQEIFVALFKLMLSIVSEKHSSKVKNFMLDMMTPLIAEADAVSQDLLDAVLINLVEPQKTQHKQAYALAKELLKRTSSAIEPYIQAFFNTTLMLGKTSESEVSNHLYELIYELNQVSPNVLLAVLPQLEFKLKSNEESERKHVTKLLAKMFSEPGSMLAVQNKPLWNCFLGRFNDISTSVRITCVSFSQHFFLNHPNLTKDILEQMKVRQHDPEDTVRMEVVNCVLNVAKKDFSVVNDDMMTFIKERTRDKKFRIRREALLGLGIMYKNVMSKTPVNPVEVEKVSWIKQKVFYAYYQTSNDDRLLVERILNIHLVPYVLEPTEKMKKLLQLFGSLDEKAVKAFKEMLKHRHGVRLCVMQLLEALEQSGPNSPPFLPRLAALARTLPESQKPQEYMKKFCQILKTDQRMRGLLKLIIGSECTCQKAETAVKEILKKIGCNVGHPNFLYNLVKSLLERVAPVMIDAVAIEKLVKHIDQVLNGQSNCLDGVENAGEKSVELLFSLSTCYPYYFRSAEVFEKLLTFLKHDDDAVCDITLQILTNTGGRIQSNHPNIYSSLVPLLVSTAKMGNPKQTKHAIQCVSQICRDKEPILSQIFEHVKKNLDIESANYITSIVAMGHIAMLCPDKFSAEMKSIVSKVIVKDLLMQDRTEGIPTEESWYANHMVSEETQAKVQAMKLLVRWLLGIRSNAQNSGTSTLRLLYTVIIHEGDLMEQGAINKPELARLRLQAGCSLLKLAEETCFAEIIGREQFQALALLINDTCYHVRLKFSHKLHKGLLSMKLPLEYMSIFSLAANDPLKERRVQLKQFLNVNVNKRREFLKQNPGARNKMTAILPDYVLPYSIHLLAHDPDLKSYDHTEALRNIKECLWFLMEPLIGKSEDYNYAFFQRMIESIKQTKDSQNPDDEETNKKLYAVCDVALGLLMAKATNVTLKDVNVEPVLPSKLFTKPDKSYSNTKSYLPKDFKFDGPKKKGIHALIDGAGKHSAEVIMVESPGPVINPSSRSPRVSRKQWEKQNQKKNDSDSDSQNESDKSQSSEEPKKVTRGTKKTKRGLAGAKQKAAAAASKKDSGTTSEESQQSEESEKSQTSVKAGTRQTKIEDFSAKSSSTKEKEQSKKSLVNGAAKSSVKLKRTTTTKSDTKSSDSNAKNASNSRKRQLSAEDSSRAAKQKRSSGSVETDSQKTITDDSPSKLSSQASSTRIARSVHLGLRESNVVKNLHSDLSETETSQDSMSSRLSPRKRQASSPSSPHSSPSSQDASSQPAFKNRKARTFTNGTSDGDETPETDSSMSPRRTAALTKAIQEATNVAKGSNVRRTTRTRKT is encoded by the exons ATGAGCAAGAGTATTAAAGTTGTTTATCCACCTGGATGCAAAGATGTTAATGAAGAACTCGGCAAAGATGAACTTGTTAAGCGACTCAAG TTGTTGGCGAGGGCGTTCCAAGACATGGGACAGGACGGCAATGAGCAGTACTCGGGCCTGGCCATCATGCTGGCCACTGACTTCTACACTGACCACCCCAACAAGGATGTCCGACTGCTTGTGGCGTGCTGCATTGCCGACGTTTTCCGAATATTTGCACCTGAAGCACCATACAAAGACGCCGACCACCTGAAG GAAATCTTCATGTTCCTGACCAAACAGCTACGAGGACTAGAAGATCCAGACGCGCCATCTTTTAAACGTTACTTCTACCTGCTAGAG AATTTATCCTGGGTAAAATCATTCAACATCTGTCTTGAGTTGGATGAAAATCAGGAAATATTTGTGGCATTGTTCAAGCTAATGCTTTCTATTGTGAG TGAGAAGCACTCGAGCAAGGTGAAGAACTTCATGTTGGATATGATGACTCCACTGATCGCGGAGGCCGACGCAGTGTCTCAGGATCTGCTTGATGCTGTTCTCATCAACCTGGTCGAACCGCAGAAG acaCAGCACAAACAAGCATATGCATTAGCAAAAGAGTTGTTGAAAAGAACCAGCAGCGCTATTGAACCATACATACAGGCT TTTTTTAACACGACTCTGATGCTTGGCAAGACATCCGAGAGCGAGGTGTCCAACCATCTGTACGAACTGATTTACGAACTCAACCAAGTGTCTCCGAATGTCCTCTTAGCTGTCCTACCTCAACTGGAGTTTAAACTGAAG AGCAACGAGGAGAGTGAGAGGAAGCATGTGACGAAGCTACTCGCTAAAATGTTTTCTGAACCTGGCTCGATGCTCGCAGTGcaaaataaacctttgtggAATTGTTTTCTTGGGAG ATTCAATGACATCAGCACTTCAGTGAGAATTACTTGCGTCAGCTTTTCACAACATTTCTTCCTCAATCATCCAAATCTTACCAAGGACATATTAG AACAGATGAAGGTGCGCCAGCATGACCCGGAAGACACCGTGAGGATGGAGGTTGTTAATTGTGTGCTGAACGTGGCTAAGAAAGACTTTTCTGTTGTCAACGACGATATGATGACGTTCATCAAAGAGAGAACGAGGGATAAAAAA TTTCGCATACGGCGTGAGGCTCTCCTTGGCTTAGGTATCATGTATAAAAATGTCATGTCCAAGACTCCTGTGAACCCAGTTGAGGTAGAAAAAGTGTCGTGGATTAAGCAGAAAGTTTTCTATGCTTATTACCAAACCAGCAATGATGACAG GCTGCTTGTGGAGAGAATATTGAACATACATCTGGTTCCGTATGTTCTGGAACCCACTGAGAAGATGAAGAAATTACTGCAGCTCTTTGGAAGCCTCGACGAGAAGGCTGTCAA gGCATTCAAGGAAATGTTAAAGCACAGGCATGG tgTACGGTTATGTGTGATGCAGCTTCTTGAAGCCTTGGAGCAATCAGGCCCGAATTCTCCTCCATTTCTACCTCGCTTGGCTGCATTAGCTA GAACGTTGCCAGAAAGTCAGAAGCCCCAGGAATACATGAAGAAGTTCTGTCAAATTTTGAAGACTGACCAGCGAATGAGAGGCCTTCTGAAGTTAATAATCGGTTCCGAATGCACCTGTCAGAAAGCGGAAACTGCTGTG aaAGAAATTCTGAAGAAGATTGGTTGTAATGTGGGACACCCCAACTTCTTGTACAACCTTGTGAAATCTCTGCTGGAACGTGTCGCACCGGTCATGATTGATGCCGTCGCGATTGAGAAACTTGTCAAACATATCGACCAAGTGCTTAATGGACAAAGTAACTGTTTGGATGGTGTTGAAAATGCAGGAGAAAAAAGTGTTGAATTGTTGTTT TCACTATCAACTTGCTATCCATATTATTTCCGAAGTGCAGAAGTTTTTGAGAAGTTGCTGACATTCCTGAagcatgatgatgatgctgttt gtgATATTACCTTACAGATTCTAACCAACACTGGCGGCAGAATACAGAGTAACCATCCAAATATTTACTC GAGTCTGGTTCCATTATTGGTGAGTACAGCGAAGATGGGCAATCCGAAGCAGACGAAACATGCCATTCAGTGTGTGAGTCAGATCTGTCGAGACAAGGAGCCCATTTTGAGTCAGATTTTTGAG caTGTGAAGAAGAACCTTGATATAGAGAGTGCCAACTACATCACCTCCATAGTTGCCATGGGCCACATCGCGATGCTGTGTCCCGACAAATTTTCAGCGGAGATGAAGAGCATTGTGTCAAAAGTTATCGTGAAAGATCTCTTGATGCAAGATAGA ACTGAAGGAATACCCACTGAAGAAAGTTGGTATGCCAATCATATGGTTTCTGAGGAAACACAAGCAAAG GTCCAAGCGATGAAGTTGTTAGTTCGTTGGCTGCTTGGTATTCGGTCCAATGCTCAGAACTCGGGCACGTCCACATTACGCCTTCTTTACACTGTGATCATTCATGAAGGTGACCTCATGGAACAAGGAGCAATAAA TAAACCAGAACTGGCCAGGTTACGCCTCCAAGCAGGCTGTTCTCTGTTGAAACTAGCTGAAGAAACGTGTTTTGCAGAAATCATTGGTCGAGAACAGTTCCAAGCACTGGCCTTGTTAataaat GACACATGTTACCATGTGAGGTTAAAATTTTCACACAAGCTACACAAGGGCCTGCTGTCGATGAAGCTGCCCCTGGAATACATGAGTATTTTCTCACTGGCCGCCAACGACCCACTGAAGGAGAGACGTGTCCAGCTGAAGCAGTTCCTCAACGTGAACGTAAACAAGAGGAGAGAGTTCCTCAAACAAAACCCGGGTGCAAGAA atAAGATGACTGCTATTCTTCCGGACTATGTGTTACCTTACAGCATTCATTTGCTTGCCCACGACCCAGACCTGAAGTCCTATGACCACACAGAAGCATTACGGAACATCAAAGA GTGCTTGTGGTTTTTGATGGAACCTCTGATTGGTAAAAGCGAAGATTACAACTATGCATTTTTCCAGCGAATGATCGAGAGTATTAAGCAAACCAAAGATTCACAAAACCCAGATGATGAAGAAACAAATAAG AAACTGTATGCCGTCTGTGATGTGGCTCTTGGCCTTTTGATGGCAAAGGCTACCAACGTCACACTGAAAGATGTCAACGTGGAACCAGTCCTGCCATCCAAACTATTCACCAAGCCAGACAAA TCCTATTCCAATACCAAAAGTTACCTACCTAAAGACTTCAAGTTTGATGGTCCAAAG AAAAAAGGTATCCATGCCTTGATTGACGGAGCAGGGAAGCACTCTGCCGAAGTGATTATGGTGGAAAGTCCAGGGCCTGTTATAAACCCATCGTCACGTAGTCCAAGAGTGTCTCGCAAGCAGTG GGAAAAGcaaaatcaaaagaaaaatgattCTGACAGCGATTCCCAGAATGAATCGGACAAAAGCCAGAGTTCGGAAGAACCGAAGAAAGTTACGCGAGGTACAAAGAAGACAAAACGAGGACTGGCAGGTGCCAAGCAGAAGGCTGCGGCGGCAGCATCAAAGAAAGACAGTGGGACGACATCAGAAGAATCTCAGCAGTCAGAGGAATCGGAGAAAAGTCAGACCAGTGTGAAAGCGGGAACCAGGCAGACTAAAATTGAAGACTTTAGTGCCAAAAGTTCATCCACGAAAGAGAAAGAACAGTCTAAAAAATCATTAGTCAATGGTGCAGCTAAAAGTTCTGTCAAATTAAAAcggactactactactaaaagtGATACAAAATCTTCGGACAGTAATGCCAAGAATGCGTCAAACTCGCGGAAACGGCAGCTGAGTGCCGAAGACAGTTCAAGGGCAGCTAAACAGAAGAGATCTTCAGGGTCAGTAGAAACCGATTCTCAGAAAACAATCACAGATGACTCGCCTTCAAAACTTTCCTCCCAAGCATCATCAACGCGAATAGCCAGATCGGTTCACTTGGGATTAAGAGAGTCAAA
- the LOC121376512 gene encoding sister chromatid cohesion protein PDS5 homolog A-B-like isoform X4, translating into MSKSIKVVYPPGCKDVNEELGKDELVKRLKLLARAFQDMGQDGNEQYSGLAIMLATDFYTDHPNKDVRLLVACCIADVFRIFAPEAPYKDADHLKEIFMFLTKQLRGLEDPDAPSFKRYFYLLENLSWVKSFNICLELDENQEIFVALFKLMLSIVSEKHSSKVKNFMLDMMTPLIAEADAVSQDLLDAVLINLVEPQKTQHKQAYALAKELLKRTSSAIEPYIQAFFNTTLMLGKTSESEVSNHLYELIYELNQVSPNVLLAVLPQLEFKLKSNEESERKHVTKLLAKMFSEPGSMLAVQNKPLWNCFLGRFNDISTSVRITCVSFSQHFFLNHPNLTKDILEQMKVRQHDPEDTVRMEVVNCVLNVAKKDFSVVNDDMMTFIKERTRDKKFRIRREALLGLGIMYKNVMSKTPVNPVEVEKVSWIKQKVFYAYYQTSNDDRLLVERILNIHLVPYVLEPTEKMKKLLQLFGSLDEKAVKAFKEMLKHRHGVRLCVMQLLEALEQSGPNSPPFLPRLAALARTLPESQKPQEYMKKFCQILKTDQRMRGLLKLIIGSECTCQKAETAVKEILKKIGCNVGHPNFLYNLVKSLLERVAPVMIDAVAIEKLVKHIDQVLNGQSNCLDGVENAGEKSVELLFSLSTCYPYYFRSAEVFEKLLTFLKHDDDAVCDITLQILTNTGGRIQSNHPNIYSSLVPLLVSTAKMGNPKQTKHAIQCVSQICRDKEPILSQIFEHVKKNLDIESANYITSIVAMGHIAMLCPDKFSAEMKSIVSKVIVKDLLMQDRTEGIPTEESWYANHMVSEETQAKVQAMKLLVRWLLGIRSNAQNSGTSTLRLLYTVIIHEGDLMEQGAINKPELARLRLQAGCSLLKLAEETCFAEIIGREQFQALALLINDTCYHVRLKFSHKLHKGLLSMKLPLEYMSIFSLAANDPLKERRVQLKQFLNVNVNKRREFLKQNPGARNKMTAILPDYVLPYSIHLLAHDPDLKSYDHTEALRNIKECLWFLMEPLIGKSEDYNYAFFQRMIESIKQTKDSQNPDDEETNKKLYAVCDVALGLLMAKATNVTLKDVNVEPVLPSKLFTKPDKSYSNTKSYLPKDFKFDGPKKKGIHALIDGAGKHSAEVIMVESPGPVINPSSRSPRVSRKQWEKQNQKKNDSDSDSQNESDKSQSSEEPKKVTRGTKKTKRGLAGAKQKAAAAASKKDSGTTSEESQQSEESEKSQTSVKAGTRQTKIEDFSAKSSSTKEKEQSKKSLVNGAAKSSVKLKRTTTTKSDTKSSDSNAKNASNSRKRQLSAEDSSRAAKQKRSSGSVETDSQKTITDDSPSKLSSQASSTRIARSVHLGLRESNVVKNLHSDLSETETSQDSMSSRLSPRKRQASSPSSPHSSPSSQDASSQPAFKKSLLTRAGVTKAHVGSGVESSSPALSRVTRSRDVTPSITESSQTSSQAGKGDNRKGTSKKEATKVLTKGKQTQPTKPNVRIV; encoded by the exons ATGAGCAAGAGTATTAAAGTTGTTTATCCACCTGGATGCAAAGATGTTAATGAAGAACTCGGCAAAGATGAACTTGTTAAGCGACTCAAG TTGTTGGCGAGGGCGTTCCAAGACATGGGACAGGACGGCAATGAGCAGTACTCGGGCCTGGCCATCATGCTGGCCACTGACTTCTACACTGACCACCCCAACAAGGATGTCCGACTGCTTGTGGCGTGCTGCATTGCCGACGTTTTCCGAATATTTGCACCTGAAGCACCATACAAAGACGCCGACCACCTGAAG GAAATCTTCATGTTCCTGACCAAACAGCTACGAGGACTAGAAGATCCAGACGCGCCATCTTTTAAACGTTACTTCTACCTGCTAGAG AATTTATCCTGGGTAAAATCATTCAACATCTGTCTTGAGTTGGATGAAAATCAGGAAATATTTGTGGCATTGTTCAAGCTAATGCTTTCTATTGTGAG TGAGAAGCACTCGAGCAAGGTGAAGAACTTCATGTTGGATATGATGACTCCACTGATCGCGGAGGCCGACGCAGTGTCTCAGGATCTGCTTGATGCTGTTCTCATCAACCTGGTCGAACCGCAGAAG acaCAGCACAAACAAGCATATGCATTAGCAAAAGAGTTGTTGAAAAGAACCAGCAGCGCTATTGAACCATACATACAGGCT TTTTTTAACACGACTCTGATGCTTGGCAAGACATCCGAGAGCGAGGTGTCCAACCATCTGTACGAACTGATTTACGAACTCAACCAAGTGTCTCCGAATGTCCTCTTAGCTGTCCTACCTCAACTGGAGTTTAAACTGAAG AGCAACGAGGAGAGTGAGAGGAAGCATGTGACGAAGCTACTCGCTAAAATGTTTTCTGAACCTGGCTCGATGCTCGCAGTGcaaaataaacctttgtggAATTGTTTTCTTGGGAG ATTCAATGACATCAGCACTTCAGTGAGAATTACTTGCGTCAGCTTTTCACAACATTTCTTCCTCAATCATCCAAATCTTACCAAGGACATATTAG AACAGATGAAGGTGCGCCAGCATGACCCGGAAGACACCGTGAGGATGGAGGTTGTTAATTGTGTGCTGAACGTGGCTAAGAAAGACTTTTCTGTTGTCAACGACGATATGATGACGTTCATCAAAGAGAGAACGAGGGATAAAAAA TTTCGCATACGGCGTGAGGCTCTCCTTGGCTTAGGTATCATGTATAAAAATGTCATGTCCAAGACTCCTGTGAACCCAGTTGAGGTAGAAAAAGTGTCGTGGATTAAGCAGAAAGTTTTCTATGCTTATTACCAAACCAGCAATGATGACAG GCTGCTTGTGGAGAGAATATTGAACATACATCTGGTTCCGTATGTTCTGGAACCCACTGAGAAGATGAAGAAATTACTGCAGCTCTTTGGAAGCCTCGACGAGAAGGCTGTCAA gGCATTCAAGGAAATGTTAAAGCACAGGCATGG tgTACGGTTATGTGTGATGCAGCTTCTTGAAGCCTTGGAGCAATCAGGCCCGAATTCTCCTCCATTTCTACCTCGCTTGGCTGCATTAGCTA GAACGTTGCCAGAAAGTCAGAAGCCCCAGGAATACATGAAGAAGTTCTGTCAAATTTTGAAGACTGACCAGCGAATGAGAGGCCTTCTGAAGTTAATAATCGGTTCCGAATGCACCTGTCAGAAAGCGGAAACTGCTGTG aaAGAAATTCTGAAGAAGATTGGTTGTAATGTGGGACACCCCAACTTCTTGTACAACCTTGTGAAATCTCTGCTGGAACGTGTCGCACCGGTCATGATTGATGCCGTCGCGATTGAGAAACTTGTCAAACATATCGACCAAGTGCTTAATGGACAAAGTAACTGTTTGGATGGTGTTGAAAATGCAGGAGAAAAAAGTGTTGAATTGTTGTTT TCACTATCAACTTGCTATCCATATTATTTCCGAAGTGCAGAAGTTTTTGAGAAGTTGCTGACATTCCTGAagcatgatgatgatgctgttt gtgATATTACCTTACAGATTCTAACCAACACTGGCGGCAGAATACAGAGTAACCATCCAAATATTTACTC GAGTCTGGTTCCATTATTGGTGAGTACAGCGAAGATGGGCAATCCGAAGCAGACGAAACATGCCATTCAGTGTGTGAGTCAGATCTGTCGAGACAAGGAGCCCATTTTGAGTCAGATTTTTGAG caTGTGAAGAAGAACCTTGATATAGAGAGTGCCAACTACATCACCTCCATAGTTGCCATGGGCCACATCGCGATGCTGTGTCCCGACAAATTTTCAGCGGAGATGAAGAGCATTGTGTCAAAAGTTATCGTGAAAGATCTCTTGATGCAAGATAGA ACTGAAGGAATACCCACTGAAGAAAGTTGGTATGCCAATCATATGGTTTCTGAGGAAACACAAGCAAAG GTCCAAGCGATGAAGTTGTTAGTTCGTTGGCTGCTTGGTATTCGGTCCAATGCTCAGAACTCGGGCACGTCCACATTACGCCTTCTTTACACTGTGATCATTCATGAAGGTGACCTCATGGAACAAGGAGCAATAAA TAAACCAGAACTGGCCAGGTTACGCCTCCAAGCAGGCTGTTCTCTGTTGAAACTAGCTGAAGAAACGTGTTTTGCAGAAATCATTGGTCGAGAACAGTTCCAAGCACTGGCCTTGTTAataaat GACACATGTTACCATGTGAGGTTAAAATTTTCACACAAGCTACACAAGGGCCTGCTGTCGATGAAGCTGCCCCTGGAATACATGAGTATTTTCTCACTGGCCGCCAACGACCCACTGAAGGAGAGACGTGTCCAGCTGAAGCAGTTCCTCAACGTGAACGTAAACAAGAGGAGAGAGTTCCTCAAACAAAACCCGGGTGCAAGAA atAAGATGACTGCTATTCTTCCGGACTATGTGTTACCTTACAGCATTCATTTGCTTGCCCACGACCCAGACCTGAAGTCCTATGACCACACAGAAGCATTACGGAACATCAAAGA GTGCTTGTGGTTTTTGATGGAACCTCTGATTGGTAAAAGCGAAGATTACAACTATGCATTTTTCCAGCGAATGATCGAGAGTATTAAGCAAACCAAAGATTCACAAAACCCAGATGATGAAGAAACAAATAAG AAACTGTATGCCGTCTGTGATGTGGCTCTTGGCCTTTTGATGGCAAAGGCTACCAACGTCACACTGAAAGATGTCAACGTGGAACCAGTCCTGCCATCCAAACTATTCACCAAGCCAGACAAA TCCTATTCCAATACCAAAAGTTACCTACCTAAAGACTTCAAGTTTGATGGTCCAAAG AAAAAAGGTATCCATGCCTTGATTGACGGAGCAGGGAAGCACTCTGCCGAAGTGATTATGGTGGAAAGTCCAGGGCCTGTTATAAACCCATCGTCACGTAGTCCAAGAGTGTCTCGCAAGCAGTG GGAAAAGcaaaatcaaaagaaaaatgattCTGACAGCGATTCCCAGAATGAATCGGACAAAAGCCAGAGTTCGGAAGAACCGAAGAAAGTTACGCGAGGTACAAAGAAGACAAAACGAGGACTGGCAGGTGCCAAGCAGAAGGCTGCGGCGGCAGCATCAAAGAAAGACAGTGGGACGACATCAGAAGAATCTCAGCAGTCAGAGGAATCGGAGAAAAGTCAGACCAGTGTGAAAGCGGGAACCAGGCAGACTAAAATTGAAGACTTTAGTGCCAAAAGTTCATCCACGAAAGAGAAAGAACAGTCTAAAAAATCATTAGTCAATGGTGCAGCTAAAAGTTCTGTCAAATTAAAAcggactactactactaaaagtGATACAAAATCTTCGGACAGTAATGCCAAGAATGCGTCAAACTCGCGGAAACGGCAGCTGAGTGCCGAAGACAGTTCAAGGGCAGCTAAACAGAAGAGATCTTCAGGGTCAGTAGAAACCGATTCTCAGAAAACAATCACAGATGACTCGCCTTCAAAACTTTCCTCCCAAGCATCATCAACGCGAATAGCCAGATCGGTTCACTTGGGATTAAGAGAGTCAAA